In one Nilaparvata lugens isolate BPH unplaced genomic scaffold, ASM1435652v1 scaffold9707, whole genome shotgun sequence genomic region, the following are encoded:
- the LOC120349371 gene encoding protein NYNRIN-like, which produces MGPYPLSKRRNRFILVITDSFSWWIEAYPLPHGDANTIGHMMDTHLFPRWGYPKTLLSDNGTQFTGKLWNELCLKWGVLHYTTPIYHPRANPTERRNQELKKGLWIRLQEQHQEWENQLPSVLFTLRNRQNTATRYSPSQILFGQTLPRPGEWSHWPGNQLEPHKDHINQRLHTLTAIQRKAVLNQENYLNRKGDPIAETQPHYQIGDQVLTWNHQLSNKAQKFHAGLAPRWKGPYTVAHNQGAVYWITRDNETIKVYETQLRPAPTTDQQHLLE; this is translated from the coding sequence ATGGGCCCCTATCCACTCTCCAAGCGAAGAAATCGATTCATATTGGTCATCACTGATTCTTTCTCCTGGTGGATAGAAGCCTACCCGCTGCCTCACGGCGACGCCAACACGATTGGCCACATGATGGATACACACCTGTTTCCCAGATGGGGATACCCAAAAACCCTACTCTCCGACAATGGCACTCAGTTTACGGGGAAACTATGGAACGAACTCTGCCTCAAATGGGGAGTCTTACACTACACCACGCCAATTTATCACCCCCGAGCCAACCCTACCGAGAGAAGGAACCAGGAACTCAAGAAGGGACTATGGATCCGCCTACAAGAACAACACCAAGAATGGGAGAACCAACTACCATCCGTGCTATTCACCCTGCGAAATCGACAGAACACGGCAACAAGATACAGCCCCAGTCAAATCCTGTTTGGCCAAACCCTTCCACGGCCAGGGGAATGGAGCCACTGGCCCGGAAATCAACTCGAACCGCACAAAGACCATATTAACCAGCGTCTACACACACTAACCGCAATCCAACGCAAAGCTGTGTTGAACCAAGAAAATTATCTCAATAGGAAGGGAGACCCGATAGCCGAGACACAGCCTCATTACCAGATCGGCGACCAGGTGCTCACATGGAATCATCAACTCTCAAACAAGGCTCAGAAATTCCACGCGGGCCTAGCACCCAGATGGAAGGGACCATATACGGTCGCCCACAACCAAGGAGCTGTCTACTGGATCACCCGTGACAACGAGACCATCAAGGTGTACGAGACTCAACTACGCCCGGCTCCAACCACCGACCAGCAACATCTCTTGGAATAa